Proteins encoded within one genomic window of Brassica rapa cultivar Chiifu-401-42 chromosome A09, CAAS_Brap_v3.01, whole genome shotgun sequence:
- the LOC103840949 gene encoding putative F-box protein At1g57580, giving the protein MDSLPGHLLNKVLFKTDLRALAMLCCANTSLQSHIQNPSFVSEYYSQIKSSLLHISTYGSPYLVYHHPHGGSRSHKTKNSLMECHIFGCCSGLLLLFIDDRLCVTNPIRKKFRFLTRRDKRKQLGLAVNQLDRTTHNFKVVYIFEMAKTDETKYGFEINAGDSWTCSKTTLTCHTSNLDDRMKNPVYLEGSLHWLRNDGSIISFNPETEKARLIKIDFPQGLTSRTLFAPGVNSLTLVSANEEVIYFYALKNILSDSKWVLEKQIQNGVIDKNIVSWYVEAYNGKCLVLRTWYDGVVHVYDLIDNKWVVMGSVPTWCDANRDFFLFTPSSSSVVGLDEILACGDSLRLIMGLVDGSLSEKGGEATC; this is encoded by the coding sequence ATGGACAGCTTGCCTGGCCATCTCTTGAACAAGGTTCTTTTCAAGACTGATCTCAGAGCGCTGGCTATGTTGTGTTGCGCAAATACATCACTCCAATCGCATATACAAAACCCTTCTTTTGTATCTGAATACTATTCTCAGATCAAATCCAGTTTGCTTCATATCTCCACTTATGGCTCACCTTACCTAGTCTACCACCACCCACACGGCGGTTCTAGGTCACATAAAACCAAAAACAGCTTAATGGAGTGTCATATTTTTGGATGCTGCTCAGGCCTTCTTCTACTTTTCATTGATGATCGTCTATGCGTGACAAATCCCATTAGGAAGAAGTTTCGATTCTTGACTCGTCGGGACAAGAGAAAGCAACTAGGGCTCGCGGTTAATCAGCTTGATCGAACCACACATAATTTCAAAGTTGTGTACATATTCGAGATGGCAAAAACCGATGAAACGAAGTATGGTTTCGAGATTAACGCCGGAGACTCATGGACATGTTCAAAAACGACACTTACTTGCCACACAAGCAATCTTGATGACCGTATGAAGAACCCTGTTTACTTGGAGGGGTCTCTTCACTGGCTAAGAAATGACGGAAGCATCATATCTTTCAACCCCGAAACAGAGAAAGCACGGCTGATCAAGATTGACTTCCCACAGGGATTGACTTCGAGAACCCTCTTTGCACCCGGAGTTAATAGCTTGACTTTGGTATCAGCCAATGAGGAAGTCATTTACTTTTATGCACTCAAGAACATTCTCAGTGATTCCAAGTGGGTCCTCGAGAAGCAGATCCAGAACGGAGTGATTGACAAAAATATAGTTAGCTGGTACGTAGAAGCTTATAACGGCAAGTGTTTAGTGTTACGAACTTGGTATGATGGAGTAGTTCATGTGTACGACTTGATTGATAACAAGTGGGTAGTCATGGGTTCGGTTCCAACGTGGTGCGATGCAAATCGAGATTTTTTTCTATTCACGCCGTCGTCGTCTTCTGTGGTAGGACTTGATGAGATATTGGCTTGTGGTGACTCTCTAAGATTGATTATGGGACTTGTTGATGGAAGCTTATCAGAAAAAGGTGGAGAAGCAACTTGTTGA
- the LOC103840951 gene encoding major pollen allergen Ole e 10, translated as MVATTMSLSLTVLFFFLLISTVSRAQRNVWCVANSDATAEQLQDTIDWCCSDSGGFRDCTPIQPGGVCYEPNTLRDHASFVMNLYYQNEGSTKAQCDFSGTGTEVHDDPSHGPCIFVHY; from the coding sequence ATGGTGGCAACAACAATGTCTTTATCATTGACAgtgctcttcttcttcctcctcataTCAACAGTATCCAGGGCCCAAAGAAATGTATGGTGTGTGGCGAATTCTGATGCGACAGCTGAACAACTACAAGATACTATAGATTGGTGTTGCAGCGACTCAGGAGGTTTTCGCGATTGTACACCGATCCAACCAGGTGGAGTCTGCTACGAACCAAACACTCTCAGAGATCATGCGTCGTTTGTGATGAACTTGTATTACCAGAACGAAGGTTCCACCAAGGCGCAATGCGATTTCAGTGGTACCGGCACTGAAGTTCATGACGACCCAAGCCATGGCCCGTGTATTTTTGTGCATTAttaa
- the LOC103840950 gene encoding protein JINGUBANG, which translates to MPSSKDPNSQKFTKLKKVETDPDPDLYDITYVDVTPSESCSSPLSKSPWSVQVDPNLIEPPRSSASKSTASHAKEPKNYSPNILMGSLVREEGHIYSLATSGDLLFTGSDSKNIRVWKNHIEFSTFKSNSGLVKAIVLAADKIFTGHQDGKIRVWKVSSKDSSVFRRVGTMPLIRDYIKNSIASSSYLGFMRRNRTSTSAQGFRHLDAISCLALSEDRRLLYSGSWDKTFKVWRVSDLRCLESVNAHDDAVNAVVAGFDGLVFSGSADGSVKVWRREDQAKETRHFFSETLLKQDCAVTAIAVDQSGMLIYCGSSDGTVNFWERDTNMKNGGVLKGHKLAVLCLFAAGNLLFSGSADLGIRVWRRPERGGGGGRGGEHACVSVLTGHAGPVKCLAVERDQESVSGERRWIVYSGSLDRSVKMWRVSENSPPLEFMTDSSGGSSRLTVAPSFSAQGRISHNK; encoded by the coding sequence ATGCCTTCAAGCAAAGACCCCAACAGCCAGAAATTTACAAAACTAAAGAAAGTAGAAACTGATCCAGACCCCGACCTTTACGACATAACATACGTCGATGTAACTCCCTCTGAAAGCTGCTCTTCTCCATTGTCCAAATCACCATGGTCCGTACAAGTCGATCCCAACCTCATAGAACCGCCACGTTCTTCTGCGTCAAAATCCACGGCGTCGCACGCCAAAGAACCAAAGAACTACTCTCCCAACATTCTCATGGGATCCCTGGTCCGTGAAGAAGGCCATATCTATTCTTTAGCCACCTCTGGTGATTTACTCTTCACAGGATCCGACTCCAAGAACATTAGGGTTTGGAAAAACCACATCGAGTTCTCCACGTTCAAATCCAACAGCGGGTTGGTTAAAGCTATTGTTCTTGCAGCGGACAAGATATTCACCGGACATCAAGACGGGAAGATCCGCGTTTGGAAAGTCTCGTCTAAAGACTCGAGCGTGTTCCGTCGCGTTGGTACCATGCCGCTTATCCGAGACTACATCAAAAACTCCATAGCCTCGTCCTCTTACTTAGGTTTCATGAGACGGAACCGAACCAGCACAAGCGCGCAAGGGTTCCGACATCTTGACGCCATCTCGTGTCTAGCGTTGAGCGAAGACAGGAGGCTGTTGTACTCGGGGTCGTGGGATAAAACGTTTAAAGTGTGGAGAGTCTCTGACCTGAGATGCTTGGAGTCGGTGAACGCGCATGATGACGCGGTGAACGCGGTCGTGGCCGGTTTTGACGGTTTGGTTTTCTCCGGTTCAGCGGATGGTTCGGTTAAGGTGTGGAGGAGAGAGGACCAAGCCAAGGAGACGAGACATTTCTTCTCCGAGACGTTATTGAAACAAGACTGCGCAGTGACGGCGATAGCGGTTGATCAGAGCGGGATGTTAATTTACTGCGGTTCATCGGACGGAACCGTTAACTTTTGGGAACGGGATACTAATATGAAAAACGGCGGCGTTTTGAAAGGGCATAAACTCGCCGTTCTTTGTCTCTTCGCGGCGGGGAATTTGTTGTTCAGTGGTTCTGCTGATCTCGGGATTCGCGTTTGGAGGAGACCTGAAcgcggtggtggtggaggcAGAGGAGGAGAGCACGCGTGTGTTTCGGTTTTGACAGGACATGCAGGTCCGGTGAAGTGTTTGGCGGTGGAGAGAGATCAAGAGTCTGTTTCGGGTGAGAGACGGTGGATTGTGTACAGTGGGAGTTTAGATAGGTCGGTGAAGATGTGGCGTGTTTCGGAGAATTCTCCGCCGTTGGAATTTATGACAGATTCGTCTGGTGGTTCTTCTAGGTTAACGGTGGCTCCTAGCTTCTCGGCTCAAGGGAGAATTAGCCacaataaatag
- the LOC103840954 gene encoding dof zinc finger protein DOF3.4, producing MMMSDSGEPRQIAMRPHGVITGLPPTANEQQEQLPCPRCNSSNTKFCYYNNYNFSQPRHFCKSCRRYWTHGGTLRDIPVGGGTRKSAKRSRTCSSSSSGTRTTSVPLPATPVLFPHSSTSNGVSHTVTAPLENDGKGNALSLSGNFTSLLNQNNAGSSFDDVSFALGRAVWPFPTVGDSATTNVPGVAVPYTWQFEGLESSNAGEYFAWPDLSITTPGNSLK from the coding sequence ATGATGATGTCTGACTCCGGCGAACCACGACAGATAGCGATGAGACCTCACGGCGTGATAACAGGGCTTCCTCCGACCGCCAACGAGCAGCAAGAGCAGCTCCCTTGTCCTCGCTGCAACTCGTCCAACACTAAGTTCTGTTACTACAACAACTACAACTTCTCTCAGCCTCGTCACTTCTGCAAATCCTGTCGCCGTTACTGGACTCACGGCGGAACTCTCCGCGACATTCCCGTCGGCGGCGGTACTCGCAAATCCGCGAAACGCTCCCGCActtgctcctcctcctcctccggaaCCAGAACCACCAGCGTTCCGTTGCCAGCGACACCTGTTCTCTTCCCTCACTCGTCGACCTCTAACGGCGTCAGCCACACCGTAACGGCTCCGCTCGAGAACGACGGAAAGGGAAACGCTTTGTCTCTCTCCGGCAACTTCACCTCTCTGCTGAACCAGAACAACGCCGGGTCGAGTTTTGATGACGTCAGCTTCGCACTCGGAAGAGCGGTGTGGCCGTTTCCGACCGTGGGGGATTCCGCGACGACCAATGTCCCGGGGGTTGCGGTGCCGTACACGTGGCAGTTCGAGGGTTTAGAGAGCAGCAACGCCGGTGAGTACTTTGCGTGGCCGGATCTCTCCATCACAACACCTGGGAACTCCCTCAAATGA
- the LOC103840955 gene encoding RPW8-like protein 3: MPIGEVLVGAALGITLQVLHEAIIKAKHRSLTTKCILDRLDATISRITPLVVHVDKISKGVEDSQRKVIEDLKRLLEKAVFLVEAYAELRRRNLLKKFRYKSRIKELEASLRWMVEVDVQVNQWLDIKQFLAKMSEMNTKLERITCPPTDCNCFKSNDSTSPVMSQSSNQNILEATDGSSEEDEEESPRIDIHLRWSSRKGAKDREIRFMVK; the protein is encoded by the exons ATGCCGATTGGTGAGGTTCTTGTAGGGGCTGCTCTTGGAATTACACTCCAAGTGCTTCATGAAGCCATCATAAAAGCAAAACATAGATCTTTAACCACAAAATGTATCTTGGACCGCCTCGATGCTACAATCTCCAGGATCACTCCGTTGGTGGTTCATGTCGATAAGATCAGCAAAGGGGTAGAAGATTCTCAGAGGAAAGTCATTGAAGACCTCAAGCGTCTTCTTGAAAAGGCTGTTTTTCTTGTTGAGGCTTATGCAGAACTCAGACGCAGAAACCTACTCAAGAAGTTTAG GTACAAGAGTAGAATCAAAGAGTTGGAAGCTTCTTTAAGATGGATGGTAGAGGTGGATGTTCAAGTCAACCAATGGTTGGATATCAAACAATTCCTGGCCAAGATGTCTGAAATGAACACTAAACTCGAGAGGATCACGTGCCCACCAACTGATTGTAATTGTTTCAAGAGCAATGATAGCACATCACCAGTGATGTCACAAAGTAGTAATCAAAATATACTCGAAGCAACAGACGGATCGTcagaggaagacgaagaagaaagcCCAAGGATTGATATCCACCTTCGATGGAGTTCAAGAAAAGGAGCTAAAGATCGTGAGATCCGATTCATGGTCAAGTGA